The nucleotide sequence CGATCGCGCAGCCAGATCGATGCCATACTATCCTTGTCTTCCTGACGGCGCGTTCGCCGCCATTCGCCGGATTGCGCGATGAACCAGCATCTGTCCCTCGTCAGTCTCGTGGTCGCCGACTATGACGAAGCGATCGCCTTCTTCACGCGCGCGCTGAATTTCGAGCTTTGCGAGGACTCGCCGCTCGGCGGCGGCAAGCGCTGGGTGGTCGTGCGGCCACGGGGCAATTCCGGCACTGGCCTGCTGCTGGCGCGCGCGGACGGTCCGGCGCAGACGGCGCGCATCGGCGACCAGACCGGCGGGCGCGTCTTCCTGTTCCTGGAAACGGATGATTTCAAGCGCGATCACGCGCGCATGACCGCCGCTGGCGTACGCTTCGTCGCGGCGCCACGGCATGAAGCCTATGGCGTCGTGGCGGTGTTCGAGGATCTCTGTGGCAACCGCTGGGACCTGATCCAATCAGTCAAGCGCAGTTGACGCAGGCGCCGCCTCGCGCAGCCTCACCCCGTCTTCGTGCCGGTGACGACGGCGAGCGCCTCGACGAGGCGGTCGAGATCGGCCTCGTCGGTAAAGAGCGCCGGGGTGACACGGATGCATTGGCCCTTGGCGACGCCGGCACGGCGCACCGTCATGACCTTGTGGC is from Bradyrhizobium xenonodulans and encodes:
- a CDS encoding VOC family protein, producing the protein MNQHLSLVSLVVADYDEAIAFFTRALNFELCEDSPLGGGKRWVVVRPRGNSGTGLLLARADGPAQTARIGDQTGGRVFLFLETDDFKRDHARMTAAGVRFVAAPRHEAYGVVAVFEDLCGNRWDLIQSVKRS